In a single window of the Magnolia sinica isolate HGM2019 chromosome 7, MsV1, whole genome shotgun sequence genome:
- the LOC131251292 gene encoding aquaporin TIP1-1-like — translation MPISRIAVGRPEEATHPDALKAGLAEFISTLIFVFAGQGSGMAFSKLTSNGSTTPAGLVAASLAHAFGLFVAVSVGANISGGHVNPAVTFGAFVGGNISFFRGILYWIAQLLGSTVACLFLEFSTHGMTTTAFSLSTDVTVWDAFVLEIVMTFGLVYTVYATAIDPKKGSLGTIAPIAIGFIAGANILAGGAFDGASMNPAVSFGPALVSWNWVNHWVYWAGPLIGGGLAGLIYEFFFISNSHEPLPSSTDY, via the exons ATGCCCATATCTCGGATTGCAGTGGGAAGGCCAGAAGAGGCGACACACCCTGATGCTCTCAAGGCTGGGCTTGCTGAATTCATAAGCACTCTCATCTTTGTATTCGCTGGACAAGGCTCCGGCATGGCTTTCA GTAAGCTAACAAGCAACGGATCGACTACCCCAGCTGGGCTTGTGGCTGCATCTTTGGCACATGCTTTTGGGCTTTTCGTGGCTGTGTCTGTTGGTGCCAACATATCAGGTGGCCATGTCAACCCTGCAGTGACATTTGGGGCCTTTGTTGGAGGGAATATCTCTTTCTTCAGAGGCATTCTTTACTGGATTGCCCAGTTACTAGGCTCAACCGTTGCTTGTTTGTTCCTCGAGTTCTCTACTCATGGCAtg ACAACGACGGCCTTCTCCTTGTCAACAGACGTGACGGTCTGGGATGCATTTGTACTAGAGATTGTGATGACCTTTGGATTAGTGTACACGGTGTACGCAACGGCAATCGACCCCAAGAAAGGCAGCCTTGGGACCATTGCGCCCATTGCAATCGGCTTCATTGCGGGGGCCAACATCCTTGCTGGTGGGGCCTTTGATGGTGCATCCATGAACCCAGCAGTATCCTTCGGCCCAGCACTCGTGAGCTGGAACTGGGTTAACCACTGGGTGTATTGGGCCGGACCCTTGATTGGTGGTGGCCTTGCAGGACTCATCTATGAGTTCTTCTTCATTAGCAACTCTCACGAGCCCTTGCCATCATCCACGGACTACTAA